cacggcccagtcgccttagggcccagtcgcttaggcgactggcgatccacccaagcctctatcttcatggcgactgggactggcgacccaccccctaggggcatatccccatcagtagtccccaagcGCGGTGGTGAAGAAGCGCGGATCTGGAACAAGTCTTGGAGAGGCGCGGTGATGGATCAAGATGAGTCGCCGCCGGGCTTCCAAAGATAAAGTCGCGGGTGCGGTGGCAGTCTCAGTCGCCATAATTTGATCGATCGATCGAGCGTGTGACGATCGGCTCTAGCGATCGCCGTTTGCCAGTCGACGCGTAGTCACCATAGAGACACGTGGAgaggccaacggctagatttcacgttgaccgaggcgcacaccgtctgcatgttgttgaccgttaggctcgacgtgaccgctaacggctagtttaacggctattcagccggtgacggcgcagatctcgaccgttgattgcggggcggcgattccgggacaattcaacgaacagatctcatcctcaatctgagcgagtgcgggcggtataaagggtcgcccctaggattagggttcaacactcctccgcattcatcccccatcttctcttcatctcatcttcattccacactccacacgcatccatggcggcgaagggttggggcaagtcgaaggtcacgcgggagtctctcctcccgtacgtcgcctccggagtcatcccggagttcaaccaggagcgatggcgggttccgccggcgaacgagacggagcccctcccacggcccggggagttcgtgatcttcatgagcttcctcgatcgcgggttcgctctccccacctccgatttcctccggcagttgctggccttctacagcatcaaggtttccgacctcgggccgcacagcgtccagcagatttctctgttcgtggcgctgtgcgaatgctacttgggctgtccgccctacttcccgctgtgggtgtccatcttccacgggcgggcgactcgggccagcaagaacagcgaagcactcatcccgaacggggggatcaccttccaggtgaagtccggggaaagcttcatcgacatggcgctccccaagaaggcgcagtcgctgtggcgtcgtttctggttctacgccaaggagtacactcccccgggcgaggtatgcattccccaatacagtcccgagccgagcgtcccgcggcgcctcaatgtccggtcgctgccgcgcgagcaggagaaggtggtgaaggatatgcgccaagcgatccaggcgctaaaagatgacggcctgacggcggtcgacatgtacaactgttggcttggccggcggctgatccccctgcggtgccgagctcaccccatgtgggagtaccggggacagaacgaccgcacccggtcgacggcgaccgagtgggacgagggcgagtaccggaaggcgctcgctaagatcaccactgccacctttacttccttcgaggacggcttgcagccctacaccgaagacaccccagcgcctcaggtaatgcttcgcatggcgacttcgcacggcttagccgcgcttcttcctttctgacttgttcctctgattcgattgcagcgttggcagaagatcgcggaccacctccctcctctcgccggaaaggaaccaccggagatgaccgaaggcgaggaggaagaggtcgacgaggaggaggagcgcaccgagtcggactcggaggcgcgggacttcatcagactcccgcgcgggtcgaagaggggGGCCGAGTCCTCGTCCCAGGGCGCGGCTGAAGAGGAGGCGACCTCCCGTCCGGAGGACAAGGCGGAGCCCTCCAAGGCAGGGGCCGAGCCACTATCGAAGCGACTGCGCCCCACTATCCTGGAAGGGTCCATGAGGCTCCAGTGTCCCTTGAAGGGGGCAATCGACGCGGGAGCTCGGGCCGGTCCGGGCGTAAAAGCGattcccacggtgaagtaagtattTCTTGTCGAATTTATCCTTCCTGCGACTGGACTGAGTGTCGACTCACCTCGCCTCTctgtaggtccaagaagaagaccttggcgaagccgcccgcggccggggtggcggccacgagggcggccgaggcaaagaagaaagccgcggagaggaaggcggcgccgtccgaccttgggggtgcggggtcggctccagaagagcccgccgccgggagtcaagcggagaaggagagcactagccacgtcgagcccaccgccaacgtttttcctctacccagcatggctcgcgggggcatggcgagtgcggcgacgggtccggacgttgctccgcctgtggtggaggaggagtcgactgacattggatcgaccgaggggcagaaggcacccgaagttgaagaggacatcgtcgaggagggcggCCTGTCGGAGCCACTgaaagagcgccggtccaaggccgccagggaccGCGCCCCGCCCAGTGACACCGACACGCGGACGGGCGAGGTTCCGTCGACTGAGGCGGTGATGCGAGCGGACGGGGCGACCGAGTCGCGTCATCCGCCGCCGTCTTCATTGACCTTCaccgagctccacacggcgcttggcgaggcgcatgtggtaagtgtcgctgaacacgtggcctagtcacccccagtccccgagggtcgacttggtctgaaagggcgagtcgagcctctattgctttttgtttgttgaccttggcatttttgtttggtttccgtaggcggagattaagcggctgaccgcgcttgtggaggaggcggcgcagaagaaccggaagctgattgccctgggcagtaagtcatgcccactcgccgtcctcattcagtgtcactggcccgggcgttcgttctcaccgtttccttttcttgtagcagaggcgcaggcaaaggctcttgccgaggctcgggaagggttcgtcaaggagtccttctaccgtgaagccgagttccgggcgcagcaggccgaagaggcccggaaaagggcaaaagcggaggcggcggaattgacgaaggtcctggagcagaagggccgggagctggaggatgtcatcgccgagtacaaggtaaagctggaggccgcgactgatgcgcgggattctgcacgtggggctgccgcgtctctgcgggaggagttggcggccttgaagcagcagcacgccaaagaacttgctgcggagaaggaggcgtccgagggcatcgtcttggcggtgcaggccgagaagaccaacttcgaggctttcgtcagggagatgtcgcggcagattcTTGGTAAGTTCCTGTCTTCGCACTTTTTGTTTACTTGCCGGGCGTTCGAGCATCTGACCACTGCGGGTCGGCCTTGAGGGTCAGTCCTCGAGTGTGGCtagtcggcctcgggggtcagtccccgagcgtggcgagtaggcctcgggggtcagtccccgagcgtggcgagtcggcctcgggggtcagtccccgagcgtggcgagcaggcctcgggggtcagtccccgagcgtggcgagtcggcctcgggggtcagtccccgagcgtggcgagcaggcctcgggggtcagtccccgagcgtggcgagcagGCCTCGGGGtcggtccccgagcgtggcgagtcggcgttgGAGGGGAAGGACGCATGTTTTCGTTTTCCTTGAGCTGTTGACTGCAGGACCGTGGGACTTCGTGGTGACGGCGACTCCGCGGGACTGCCTGTCGACCGCGCCCGCGCGTATCATCGCCTGTGCAGGGGAGATACTTGCCGCACTCC
This region of Lolium perenne isolate Kyuss_39 chromosome 2, Kyuss_2.0, whole genome shotgun sequence genomic DNA includes:
- the LOC139835590 gene encoding uncharacterized protein gives rise to the protein MAAKGWGKSKVTRESLLPYVASGVIPEFNQERWRVPPANETEPLPRPGEFVIFMSFLDRGFALPTSDFLRQLLAFYSIKVSDLGPHSVQQISLFVALCECYLGCPPYFPLWVSIFHGRATRASKNSEALIPNGGITFQVKSGESFIDMALPKKAQSLWRRFWFYAKEYTPPGEVCIPQYSPEPSVPRRLNVRSLPREQEKVVKDMRQAIQALKDDGLTAVDMYNCWLGRRLIPLRCRAHPMWEYRGQNDRTRSTATEWDEGEYRKALAKITTATFTSFEDGLQPYTEDTPAPQRWQKIADHLPPLAGKEPPEMTEGEEEEVDEEEERTESDSEARDFIRLPRGSKRGAESSSQGAAEEEATSRGNRRGSSGRSGRKSDSHGEVSISCRIYPSCDWTECRLTSPLCRSKKKTLAKPPAAGVAATRAAEAKKKAAERKAAPSDLGGAGSAPEEPAAGSQAEKESTSHVEPTANVFPLPSMARGGMASAATGPDVAPPVVEEESTDIGSTEGQKAPEVEEDIVEEGGLSEPLKERRSKAARDRAPPSDTDTRTGEVPSTEAVMRADGATESRHPPPSSLTFTELHTALGEAHVAEIKRLTALVEEAAQKNRKLIALGSKSCPLAVLIQCHWPGRSFSPFPFLVAEAQAKALAEAREGFVKESFYREAEFRAQQAEEARKRAKAEAAELTKVLEQKGRELEDVIAETVGLRGDGDSAGLPVDRARAYHRLCRGDTCRTPVPKSAGDQIKTQLGGLPPTNEHGPPASPQAAEKTRPRVEMCLTKRFGSGDLGGDWELTRQERRRHGAARRPGGRPELRASPSRKGNRFSPLADIVAEAEDLVEEIWSSDEDFVRPPPPSPANLGRFGPDLGGGQPLGHLGGSPRVGSSSPAPPPPLESDHFPPLLAVAVSPRCPSPSASLRPGPELVQIGSFVVEIPPELGSPTARGAPPLLGFAPVAAPLLLDVPGPVGPARGGWGPSQPNFLPAWARSVLLVRPVVRSDPVPRMPLGRVRWMPATSLIW